The Punica granatum isolate Tunisia-2019 chromosome 4, ASM765513v2, whole genome shotgun sequence sequence GCTAGTGAATATATGCAACATCAAGATGCGCATGGCATGCAAATAATTAACAATAGAGTATGGAGAGCTGGGAAGAAATACAAAACAAGaagacaaaagaaaattttcattttttaatgcaAAAGCAGACCTGTGTGTTTTTTAGCTGTAGTTCCTGCATTTCCTGAATTTGTTCTTGAAGTGAGTGCACACGCTTCTTCATTTTCTGGATTTTGTTGGCTTCACGATCATGCTCCTGAGCTAGTtcgtttctctcttttttggcCTAATACAATGACTAAGCAGCAATAAGGGACTGACAAAAGGCATCGCAGTAGAAGTACAAAGACAGATTAAGAGGCCAGCATGGCCACAAACAAACATAACCAAACGCATAATTATAAGAGAATGTGAACAAAAGTAAGAGTGTAAGAGGCAAGGGGAATTATAATAAGTGATATCCTTCTAAACGGACTAATGTTCCGATAACAAAGATGAATTTTCAACAAGAAAGGGAACCAGAAGGGGGGAATGATAGACAAAGTCCCAACCATCATACCAAGGTCAGAAGATCCTGTAATTCACCCTTCGTTCTCTTCACTTCAAGCGTCCTCTCCATCAAATTCTCGACTTCAGTTTTCTTCTCAGTAAAGCATTCCCTTAAGTTTTCCAGGATATTCTGTTCCAAAAATTACACAGGAGCATTCCTAGTGAGTCTCATCCACTTATAAGTAAATCAGCTTGTCCTCAGAAGCAAGCCTCGTGATTCCAACTGTCTACAACTTTACAGGAAAGACATACATGGACCCAAAAACCATAAACCCTcttagaagaaaaataaaaaataaaagatccaaactttaattatttcaattggCTGAACTGCAGAAAAATATACATAGCCACCATGGAATAATGCTGTATGTTCATgatcaaatttcaaaatagaCTTATCTAACGACTAAAGGAGACTCTAGTGCTTATATCCCCAGGAGAGAGCTCTCCCACCATTTCTTTTCAAGTATGCATGCTTCCATTCATGACATGGTATGTGCAGATGAGATTAAAAAAGGCTCTCTAATGACATCATTTCCAGACTGCATTTattaataaagttagaaaACATTAGTGATTAGATTCAGATACTCACCAATTGCTCATCAATTTTAGCTTGACATGCAGGTACACGAAGTTTCAGCTTATCAATCTTTGTAACCTGTTCCTGTAATTCTCTGTCTACATCATAGACCCATGACCATGCAAGCTTCTTCTTAAGTTGTTGCAACTGTTGAGAGATTTCTTCTAGACGTTCCATATTTTTAATCTTTCCCTGCAACTGATCGAGTTCTTTCAGTATAGGTCCTATTGTGGCCTCTAATTCCCCAATCAGCGCATCCGCAGAGACCAAATGCTGACTGATATTTTCTAGTAGCTCATCCACTTGCTGAAGCAGTGAAGCCTTGTAAAAGAACTGAGCAATATATCATTGTCAATAAGCTTGTTCAATTTATACATTGAATTACATTCAGAAATAACTTTACCCTACCTTGAATTTTTCCTTGCTATTTCCAGAATGCAAAAACTCCCTACTTTTGTCTTGGGTCATTATAACGCATGGGTTCTCTACGTCGATCTGCATATATAGCACATATCTTCTTAAGCACAaaccaaattaaaattttgaactcAGGAATGTCAAAAGATCATGATGTGAGAACTGAGATGCAGTCGGATGGTCTTctgtaaaaagaaaaggagagaaaaggaTATTTAACATACACATATCTAGAATGGCATATGAGTTAGCAAGGGCAGATGTGCAATAAGTAGAAACGATTGGTATGCAAAAAGAgctacaaaaatgaaatagaagATAAATTCCTCTCAGCTTTGAATTCTTAAGCACTCTTTCTGTATTCCTTTAAAATAATATGCCTATGCGAACCAAGAATAAGGTGGTCTGGCAGCTCTAATTGCTCTGGCAAGGCCCCTTACACTTCCAACTAATGTCATGGCAGTCACATAGTTCTATGCATATCCCAGGTGTATTACaaaacaattttttcttttttcttttttggggggCTAAAAACATACAACAAAGTAGAGTAAAAGGGTCCATCCTGTATAAATACTTCTATTAACTTCCAAAGACATTAAGGAATCCTAGGACAACTTCTTTACTTTATATGCTCTAATATCTTGGACGAATTAATGACACAACATGGCCTCATAGCCACTTTGAAACACCTATTGAAACAAGTAGTTCAGCCTTTCAGAAAACATGAAACTTTTTGAATAAGCATTTGGCAATATACTCACATTAAAATGTTCAACCAGCTCGCGAAGCTCCTCTTTTCGGCTGGCGATCTTCTTTCCTGTCAGATAAATCAGGTTCTAATAAGATTAAAACACACATGCAAATGATTTTGGTCAATGAGCACCGAGTTCTGCAATGAATCATAACAAGTACCTATACATAATTTAATCAAGTATGTATAATCCAGCATACCACAGGTAACCAGTTGAAAGTCATAAGAAGGATACCTAGGATCAGCTTCCATATGTAATACTCATCCTGGGCATTTTGGCTATTCTACACTAATTGTCTAGTCAAAGAGCCAAATGGcatatgatttcttttttctttttcttttttaacttcgagtaaataaaaaacgaaaagaaaaataattcaaacCATTGCAATCCTTCAATATGGTTGTACTGGTAGATTCGGAAATCCGCCGTTCAATCATTATGGTATCACCGTATATGTCTGGCTTAAAGGCATCTTCTCCACGATTTTTTAGCTCAATCTGAATGACAGCAGAACTGTAAAGAAATGAACGAAAAGGAAAAGTGTTACTCAGAAGACACTGCTTGCTGAAAACCAAAATGCAAGTTGAAATGCTTCGTTTTTATAGTATTAGGTAGCACTATTCAGCACACTCTAATTTTGCTTAAATTTTACTTTCTAATAAAACAAGTTTACCatcacttttcatttttagatACACAGAAAAGATCATGCTGACACAAACGAACTTAAAAGATTTTCTAATTTGTGGTAAAACTAAAGGGTTGATGTGCAAGAGCTCCCATCCATTTCATAATATCCTTCAAACATATAATACAACTTTCACAGGGGTGATTAGGTTTGGTTGATTAGTTACATGAAGATATTCTCATGAAAATAGCATTCTTCCAGCGCGTGGAGAATGTGGGGTTGGATACCACGTCAAGCTAAAAGGGAAATTGCCTGGAAAGCAAAAGCATCCATCACTGTTTCGGGCTTTTGCAAAACTTTCTACTAGATATGAGTCTTCCATTCTAGACAAGCAACATTCCTTTTGTCCACTAAGAGTTAAAGAAGAAGTAAGGGGAACTGGGGAATGACCAGACCTGCAaccattttttataaaatcctTCAAAGTAGAAGCCCTTTGAGTCCCTTTAGCTCGACATCCAAATGCAACACATAAAGCAGTAAGAATAGCACTCTTTCCACCTGTAGCCACCAAATTGAACAGGGACTGTGAGGCCAAACCTTCGCACAGGCCACCAAATCAGATATTACATCAAGGAACTAAGAACGGTCACGCTTCGACATTCACAAATCACCAAGCTGTATCAATTTTCAGTAATAAAACTAGCAGTTCGGTACATCCACAAAATTTGGAGTCTCACCAAGTCATGCAGGGATGGACCGAGAAATTAGGATTAGGGGTCAGTCAAAACGATAGAATCTTAAAAGAAATCGTTCACCTGAGAAGAGAAcacgggaaaaaaaaatcggaaGATAATATAATAACTTCAACGCTATATCTGCAAAGAAGGGCGGAAACTCGTTAAACTACTCGCGGAACATTGCGTGCATTAAATCACTCCCAAGCATGCATTCTGAAGAATCAACAATGTCTCAAAGCCACTATCAACCTATCTATTAGAGATTACATTTTGATGAACTAGCAATTGATTGGTCGCTACTAGCATAAGCATCTTGAGACTGATGTTGAACAGAACACAGGGAGCAACGTACTTCCATTTTGACCGGTTATGAAGTTGACCCACTCCCCGAGCTCGATCTCGAGGTTACTATGGCACATGAAGTTCTCCAGCCGGATTCTGGTGATAATCCCCGCCCTGGGCTGGTTTAGGGTTTCCCCAAAACCCCCGGAGTCGTCCATTATCGATGCAACCTCAGTGATCCTGCGAAGATTTTGAGGAGAAAACCTAGATATCGAGAGAATCCACCCCGCCGGAAACCCGAAGAAATCGGGGAGGAAGGCAGGGGAGATTGAccggaggaagaagagagggcTTTAGTTTTAGTTTTAGCGTCATCTCGCTCAGTCTGCTCTGCGAAGAGTATGGCGGGAAACGGTTGCTTTGCGTCTCTCACGACACGGCATGGCATTAGCAAATTACGAGCTCAATAATGAATTCATGGGTTGCCGCCAAGCCTGACTAGAGAACTTAGCCCAACTCACCTCATCAGGCTACGAATTCGGCCCAGTTAAGCCGGGCCTACAAAATTCCCGTAATTTACTTGCGATGTATGAGTGATATGCTCGACATATTAGTGCATTTACGTACTCAGGGGCAGGGAAGGTTTAAGGTGTACCATGCACATAAGTAAATCacttgttttcttttcatggGTAGTGATCACTTATAATTGTAGCAAAATAGTTTAATTATGATTAAATTGCACATTTTCCGACTAAGTTACCCATATTCTCAGAAATTAGTTGGAGTAAATTACTtacggtgcgtttggtttcagagttaaagtaactttaattttgattgtggaaaatgacaaaatgttgtgtagtgtgttgagttaaagttaaagttaaatttttgacttaggaaatgtgtatttttgttgtgtagtgggttgagttaaagttaaaatttttgtgattttaaccctgaaaacaaacgggccaTAATTCTTAGTAACTTACTTACATTTGAAATAAACTAGACAGATTTGAAAATCTTTACTTAtattattagtaaattacatgaattttgggagaattttacttaaatttttagtaaaatacTTGTCGTACTTTctcactattttttttatgattgaaCCACAAAATTTCTTGAAAGAATTACTCCACGTATGAGTAATTAATGTAAAAACAGATAAGTTCCTCCGAGtgatttgttttattattatatattttatgtatgaggattttattctaataattttcagagtttttttttcttacacTAGTATTATAAGCTCAtagggattttttttattttttttaagcaaTCTCCGAGGGAGTTAGTGGCCGTAGGTTGAAGTCTTGACCTAATCTTTGACTGagtgaaagaagaaaaatagttCACCAAGCATACATTGCTTAAGTATCCTCAAAATTCTTATATATAgcataaaatcaaaataattaagacAATTTGTTttacataaataattatatcccttaacaaaattatttacaGAGAATCTATTTTCCttctaatattaatatatcatacttcttatattatatcttattttaacttatattattatcttatactattatttaaaaGAACTATCAATATTATAACCGccaaaaaaattctcaaagaccaatttgaaaattgcaatttgTTCCAGGGGAATCAGCAGCTACTTGTTCGGGCTAAGTGGCCGAATCGCAAGCCACTCGGGTGAACCAAGAGCCCACGACTGGAAGGATCCATCAATAGGGTGGATGATTGtcttactcttttttgttattatctAAGTGAAGGTTCAATTTTTGTAACTAACACCTTTTTATgagatataattaaaaatttgaaaacatCCATTATTCTTAATCTAATCTAATTCGATGCTATTATTTAAGGAGAGTTTGATTTTGTAACCGCCGGATAATTTCCCTAAATTTTAGTATATTTGTAAACATATTAAATGTTTGTTATCCGTATAAATCCTATcgttaaaaaatgaaaaaaaaaaaaatttctccagCCACTTTCCAATAAATATCAGCAACTGCAAATGTCAAGCACAATAACCAACTCTTGCCACTAATCCCCAAATCTAAAATTGCAccagattttcaaataagaaaaaaaataaaactaaaaatccCACGATTACAcgttattttataatatttacgCATAGCGCAAATCAAGCGTcgtttaatttaaatatataataaaatttaaaataaaataaaatagtttaaagataatattatccatttgatattattattctCTCTCTTACATCTTACCAATCAATTATCATTACTGTAGTCTATCTTCTCAGCCTCTCAATTCACATTCTATTagattattctttttcaaatttatcttaAACTCatcctttttattattacttttaacttttttcttcctctttcaaatcaatccatcaataaatatattgaaatatgtTATTACAGTTTGAGTACGGGTGCGCAAGTAGTTCTATTTATTCATGTTAAATATGCAAGTCTTTTAACTTATTCATTCCAGGTACCATAAAATTTCTATCCGATTGATGAAATACAATTTAGTAATATCGTACCCAAgacaaatataatttaattccgtccatagatcgggTCACTTCTCGTTCATCTTGATGcgatttttataataaaatttttatttaaattttaaattattattattattattattatttattgttgttgttattattagtACTACTACtacaataacaacaacaacaacaacattGTGCTCGATGGATTGCCCGTGGACATTGATAAAACTTGTCAAGCGGGCAAGGGGGCATTAGTAACCTCGTCGGGGTTGAGCCAGCCACTACATACTAGCAACCATGTTGGGGCAGGGGTTCATTGCTACTAAAGGCATAGTCAAGGCTCAACTGTGGCCATCAGTGACCTAGCCAAGGTCCGAGCGAGCTCACAATGAAAGCGCAATTAGGTTGAGCAAGTGCAATTGTACATGGAAAATgacttcaaaaaaaatattaaggaTATAATGctacgtttggtttcaaagtagaattttaaaatcagattttgattttgaaaaagagtggtataaatagttatatatggggtccaccatttaactttatataagttattttgttttgttgtggaaaaaagtttagtataaatggggtccaccatttgattttgtatgaattattttgttttgttgcgagtagaattaagttaaagtgtaattttaaaatcgcactttgaaaccaaacaaggcataaatcattttgataattatatataattttagaattgACCGAAAATTGTcaagaaaattctgaaaaattgtTTCCCTTTGATCTTTCAAATatgagaaaattcataaaatattttcgtaaaaatgatttttcacGAGACAAATGGAcaaaaatcctttttttttaatccttgCAAGATCTTATTGCCGTATCTTGAATTATTTGCTCAATCAATTAAAGGCTTCAAATTAGGGAAGAAAAAACTTGCCATGTTAGGTTTCACAGACCTAATTTACATCTCTTGCATGCAattgttaattataattgttttttgaaataaatctATGGATATATAGTGAGATAATAATGGCTGGGCGTTCTGTAGATATTGCGCAGCAGCCAATAGAAATCCAGTCTACGCAAGTCTTCACTGATATTGACAAAGTCAAAAGGTCTCAAACTTAGGAATGCTTTGTTACCCACACACGCACACGCACACGcacacatatgtatatattctttttttttttcccctctgaatacacacacatatattcatcgggaaataaaaaagaaatttcacGTACACATCACAACCTAAATATAAATGACTACGTATATTGATCAGTGTGACATAAGGTTTATATGGAATCTATCGTAGTAAGGAGCATCGTAATTAATGAATGGCTCTGCGACGGAAGTCAAATGCAGCTTACGTATTTAGGACTTGAAGAAAATTATATGTTGTACCTATCGTCTAAGCCGTTGTAGATGCGTAGGAAACGTCGAAATAAGGAGcgtgatttttttctttcccttatGAATTTCATAAATGATTCTGTTAGGAATCAAtaaggtaaatatttttttttaaacactAAAATCACCACATTTGATTCTGGACTTTCTTGTTTTGTGCCCATTATGttaaaatgaattttgtcACCTGCCCATTTTATTTAGGAGGccaaggggaaaaaaaaagtccttGAACTTCTCATATACTAAAGATATATAGAGATTATAGGGAGATATCAGTCAGTTGTCTGTGATCTCAAATCCTGCAGGTTTTTCCATCATCAATGGAAGCAAACACCAGGGTGTGCAAGATCTGTGACCGCAGTTTCGCGAACGGCAAGGCCATGGGCGGCCACATGAGATCCCACCTGGCCAAATTCCAGCTTCCTCCAGCCCCAAAGCCTCAGCCAGAGCCCTCCCAGTCCCCGGCAACCGTCCAATCGGCGAACTCCGAGCTGTCGTCCATCGCTATTTCTGATCCGACGGTCCATGACGACAGGGAGAGTGACACCGAGTCAAGGAAGATAATTATGAACCCTGATAAGACAACTGGCCTCCAGCTGAAACGGTCCAAGCGTGGCCGTCGATTGGCCAGTTACAAGCCGATGCCGGTTGATGCGCCTGAATATGTCAGTTCTGAGTCAACGTCCCAGCTTGCTTTATCGGATGAGGAAGTGGCTCGGTGTCTGTTGTTGCTCTCGATAGGTAATAGTTCAAGAGGTCCGATTGCGAAGAAGGAGCCAAAAGAAGCGGTCGATGAGACGGAGTTGagtgaggaggaagaggaggaaaagGGCGAGTCTTTCTGTGCGAAATGGAAGCAGACCCGGGCCACAAGGTCTAAGTTCAAGTGTAAAGTGTGCAAGAAAATCTTCAGATCTTACCAGGCCCTAGGCGGGCACCGAGCAAGTCATGGTCATGGTACTACGAGTGCGAAAGACACTCGCCGGATCAATCATCAGCGGGACAGCAACAATAAAAAGGCCGATCAACGTGATCCGGATCGGGAGAGCAACAACAGGAAGATCTTCAAGTGCCCGTTTTGTGATAAGGTATTCGAGTCCGGCCAGGGGCTGGGAGGGCACAAGAAGGTCCATGCCTTCGATGCTGCTAAAAAGAAGATCAAGATCAGCAACAGTGACTGTGATGATACGACTGCTCAAAAGTTGTGTAGAAGAGAGAGGCTCTTCTTCGATCTCAACCTGCCAGCAGCAACCGAAGATGAAGTAATTAGCCAGCCCCAGTTGGCAAAGTCTTCGTCCGGTTAATTTATAATTCGAGCGtcaattaattttcatcatGCAGGTGTCATATTATTTTCACATGTTCTGGCACAGACGATTATGTAGATAGAAACACAGGCTACACAGCTACCTAGCTAGCTTGCTGATCCTGTCTGCATGTATACACCTCTAGCTCCTTTGGGTTGGATATTTTCTGTTGTTAGGTGTTTAGTGAAAATGGATTTCGTGTGTTGTGGATAGATCGATGTTCGGTTTTTATATCTTCCATTGATGTGGTCTCTTTATCAAAAGGGGAAGCCcccttttttcttatttcatcTGATTGCATGGTTGTGATGGAGTCTGCCTTCTAATGGCTGCATGAAAATGAACTTGACGACAGTGATGGGGGTCAAtggatcatcatcatcatcatctcatTATTATACActgccatttttctttttcctgctCGTAttgtgtattatatatattaccatGCATTGTGGTTAATTTATCTTCATTTTCCTGCTCTTTATATTGTTTTATTATCGTTGcggttattattttttatcggACAGGTACATGGAATAGTAGTAGTATGATATGACTTGTTGAACcaataatatattgaaaattctaGCACGGTTGACACTAAAAAGCAACCGATTGACTCATTAAGGTTTGTCAAAATCCCCAGAAACTCTCTGACTTGGTTATTATACAAATTCCTATCGTAGTTTGTTTGTTAATTCAGTTAAAGAAACGCTTGAAAATTCCTGAAATGTTAATCGGCTTTCTGAAATTATATCTTTCATTCAATGACAGAAGTTTCATGCATCCTTGTCTTGTGTTTCATAGGATTGTAGATTTGGGGCATACATATTGAATTGAATCGAATCTACAGcaggcatttttttttttgtgtacaAGTTTAGTTTCAAATTCAAAGTCCATACTGCTCTGCAGTTAAATTTTGTGGATATTGCCGGCAACGTGCACTGTGAGTGGAATTGATCCATCCATGCCTTGGgcacataaattttttttttcctcgctCTTTCAGGTTagcaaatttcaaaaaaacaaaaaacagaaACAAAGGGGAAATCTTGCAGTTGGCCGGCCAGCCATGGATGTACGTTTATTTCCGAAGACAAAATATATTCAGTTAAGCTAggattcatatatatatatatatgtatgtctaTCCATACACATGGAATCTCACTTGTTATCTTCAGCGAGCCTGTATGACAGTGCGTCGATAAATAAGCACAGTCAAACGATTAGCTGATTGGCGATAGACGTAATAAGGAGTTCTGCGCAGCTTGAAATCAGTAGCTGTATGTATCCTAATATTACATGACATGGTAGACCATCACTGCCTTCGgagaaattaaactcgaaagATTTGCCGGCCAGCAAATAAGCTCAGTTTAAATAGATTTCATGAAGAGTTGATGAAATCGGGATTCAAAAGAGGCCCAAAGCTGATTTTGGGCTTCGGACTCATGCATTGGATGGCTTTATTACGTCCCGTTTTGAAGTCCAATTTCTTTACTTACCAGGAGCTGCCCGAGATATTGAGCTTTATCAACTCTGGTCATCGTAATTGCTCCAATTAACAAGTAGATTGAAATGTTATGGGATTAAAATGCATGACTATGAAGCAAACgctacgtgactgtcattgaGCTGAGAACTCGTTCTCGCTTAATAATTGTCTGGCAATAGTCCGCGAGAGTAGCCAAGACACAATTGGGTACACAAACTGATCAGTCGATTTTTGGCGCCATTTTCCATTAGGAACAATAGAGAAAAGAAATTCATCAAATGGATTATTTAATACTGGTACTGGTTTAGCAACGGCACTTAGGATGCAAAAAACAAGATCTTCAAAACACTACtgcttgatatatatatatatatataattcgtTGATAGATACAGAGACTTAACAATCAAGATATTCAAAAGATTCTTTTCAAAGTTACAACTTTCGGCGATTCATTGTGTCATTAGACTCGTGTAATTTATGGCTCTCATATTATTTccctttcccttcttttttttttttggtaagctAAAGTTTCCTTCTTcccttaatattttttttttggattacaGGAAAGACTCATTGACCTAATACTTTCATTCACGTTTTTTTgctcatatatatttgtgtgaGGTCAAAGAAACAAAGATAATTATAGATATATCATGAGGATCATCTCCCACTTAACCCTTTTCTTAAATTTGTGAAAAAGATTTCCTCAGTTATCCTGCGAAACCACAAATTGGTTTTTTCCGCCCTCACCTCACGAGAGCTTGAATTTGAAGCCTTGTATTTTATTGACTACTTTCATGGGTgtggattttttattttttgcaaatATTCAGTTAATTTTCATATCAATAATTCGATATAATTCTGTTCATTTTCAAGAAATAAAAGTCTAGGACAATGTATATCAAATCCACCCTTCATAAATTTTCCTACATATAGGCAGACAGTAATCGGTGAATATGTGGGCCAaaaaggggaaaggaagagagctgctccctctccctcttcccCTTCGCTGGAAGTTctgttctcttcttcttctttttgttcttcttcttctcgttTCCTCCAATGCTCACCGCTCCTTTTAGTGGCGCCACATCCGCTCCATCTACCTCGCGAAGAACTCACCATCCTTAATGCTTTGAGCTGCCCCGTCCTGTCCTCAGAGCCCTCCTCTCCAACCTCGTACCTCCTCTCCCCTATGGCATTTATGATCCTTTTAGCCTCCGTTTCAAAGTCTCCACCCACTGCTAGTACAGATCAATACACAAACCCCCCCTGTCCCACCCACTTCCATCCTCCCCTGTCCCCGCAAGACACCCCCGGCCAACCAGAAAAACTCACAATGGACCCTACGGGTCTCTACGTCAACCTGGAGGACATGTTTTACTTGCCAACGAAAAAGAAACGCTCGATTCCACCCGTCTCACTCTCCTCGTCAAGCCTTTCGGCTCGAGGATCCCCCCTCC is a genomic window containing:
- the LOC116205630 gene encoding zinc finger protein ZAT9-like, translated to MEANTRVCKICDRSFANGKAMGGHMRSHLAKFQLPPAPKPQPEPSQSPATVQSANSELSSIAISDPTVHDDRESDTESRKIIMNPDKTTGLQLKRSKRGRRLASYKPMPVDAPEYVSSESTSQLALSDEEVARCLLLLSIGNSSRGPIAKKEPKEAVDETELSEEEEEEKGESFCAKWKQTRATRSKFKCKVCKKIFRSYQALGGHRASHGHGTTSAKDTRRINHQRDSNNKKADQRDPDRESNNRKIFKCPFCDKVFESGQGLGGHKKVHAFDAAKKKIKISNSDCDDTTAQKLCRRERLFFDLNLPAATEDEVISQPQLAKSSSG